In Chitinophagaceae bacterium, the DNA window CGCCATTATTCAGATCCGCGAACGTACGGTCTGTGAATGCCAGTGTGTATCCCACCCAGCCGGTAAAGTCACCATACTTTTTATTGATGAAAAGCTCTATCCCATACGAACTGCCCTCACCGAAAACGAAACTCTCCTCAAGCACTTCATTCGGCGACGGCGTATATCCCTCGCGATATTCAATCTGATTTTTTAACTGCTTATAATACACTTCTACAGAAGTTTCAAAAGCATTGTCCTTAAAGTTTTTGAAATAGCCTAAAGAATATTGATAACCAATCTGTGGTTTTACCAATGTGGAACTTGGCACCCAAACATCGGTGGGCAGTGTGGTACCGTTGTTTGTTACAAGATGAACGTATTGATTGTTGATTGTAAATGCTGCTTTGAGTGAAGAGGATCTGTTCAGTGCAAACCTTCCCATTAACCGTGGCTCGATGCCACCATATGTTTTGATATGTTCACCTGATTTGTAAACGATACTATCTTCCAGTGCGCCTGTAAAATCATTATAAATTAGCTGCTTATAAGGTCCAATCTGTTCAAAGTAGGAGAATCGGATGCCGCCGGTTAACTGAAAATTTTCAGAGATATCAAACTGATCCTGAACATATGTTGCGGCTTCGTGCGCAAAGAGATGCTGAATGCCTTCAGGATTAAACTCCACATCACCGCTTTTTCCCGAAACGCTGCTGGGCTGAAAATTATGATAGATATAATTTACACCAAACTTAACCTGGTGCCGCACATTTGGAAAAAAGTCAAAGTCTACTTTGGTATTAAAATCACGAATACCTGAGAAGAGAGAAAATTCAAAGAGGTTTTGATTGGCTAAAAGTTCAAAGTGATAATCCTGATAAATCACCGATGCATTCATAAATAATTTGTTGTTGAACAAATGATTCCAGCGCAAGGTAGCTGTTGCATTTCCCCATGGAATAGATAGGTTAATGTCATCACTTTTATAGGCAAAAACGTCACGACCAAAATAACCACTCAGATACAAGCGGTCTTTATCTGAAAAATTATAATTGGCTTTTGCATTCAGATCATAGAAATAGTAAGTAGACCCTGCAAATTCCGAGTTGGTAATAAAGGGCTTTGTGATCACATCAATATAGGTCCGCCTGCCGGAAACGATAAATGAACTTTTTCCTTTCACGATAGGACCTTCCAAGGTAAGCCGCGATGCGATAGCACCTATGCCACCTGATCCGGAAAAAGCCTGATTGTTTCCGTCCTTCATTGAAATGTCAAGCACCGACGAAATTCGTCCGCCATATTCCGCTGGCATGCCTTCTTTATATAGTGTGGTGTTTTGTATGGCATCAGAATTAAACACTGAAAAGAATCCGAACAGATGCGATGCATTGTATACAGTTGCTTCATCAAGGAGTATCAGATTCTGGTCCGGTCCTCCGCCACGCACATAAAAACCGGACGAACCTTCTCCGCCGCCCTGTATACCGGGCAGCAATTGTATTGTTTTCAGAATATCCTGCTCACCGAAGATGACCGGTAATGTTTTGATTTTATCCATGGAAAGATCAAACTTTCCCATCTGGGAACTTCTTA includes these proteins:
- a CDS encoding TonB-dependent receptor, which codes for MLVLFSIPLKAQQKVTLSGYVKEAATGETLIGATIGVKGTSNGTSSNDYGFYSFSIAPGIYTFVFSYLGFEEIDTTVTLSQDLRININMKTAVNQLQEITVEASDTKDENIRSSQMGKFDLSMDKIKTLPVIFGEQDILKTIQLLPGIQGGGEGSSGFYVRGGGPDQNLILLDEATVYNASHLFGFFSVFNSDAIQNTTLYKEGMPAEYGGRISSVLDISMKDGNNQAFSGSGGIGAIASRLTLEGPIVKGKSSFIVSGRRTYIDVITKPFITNSEFAGSTYYFYDLNAKANYNFSDKDRLYLSGYFGRDVFAYKSDDINLSIPWGNATATLRWNHLFNNKLFMNASVIYQDYHFELLANQNLFEFSLFSGIRDFNTKVDFDFFPNVRHQVKFGVNYIYHNFQPSSVSGKSGDVEFNPEGIQHLFAHEAATYVQDQFDISENFQLTGGIRFSYFEQIGPYKQLIYNDFTGALEDSIVYKSGEHIKTYGGIEPRLMGRFALNRSSSLKAAFTINNQYVHLVTNNGTTLPTDVWVPSSTLVKPQIGYQYSLGYFKNFKDNAFETSVEVYYKQLKNQIEYREGYTPSPNEVLEESFVFGEGSSYGIELFINKKYGDFTGWVGYTLAFTDRTFADLNNGETFPYKYDRRNNVSVVGSYRINEHWTLGATFVFQTGIAFTLPDSKYFIEGNILTHYSGINDIRLPSYHRMDIAATYEGRKDRKFQSGWSFSIYNVYNRANPYFVYTTYDGTFLQDEQITIQAKQVSLFPIIPSITWNFKF